The Phacochoerus africanus isolate WHEZ1 chromosome 9, ROS_Pafr_v1, whole genome shotgun sequence genomic sequence ACTATtctgatcctgcactgctatggtcTCCAAACAACAGTGTTATCTGGATAAGGATGGAAAGTGAAATGCTGTCTCTGCACGGGAAATAAGCATTGCCATTTATCACTAGCGAATAAATACGTTGcctcatttaatttttcagaatCCCTACAACTAAAGAGTCATTAGGAAAAGGAGATGTGTTGAGTTCAGGTGACTCATCTAAGACAACAGCCCATAAAGAACAGAATCAGGTTTGGAAACCAGGCCCATCTGGGTCCAGTACCCAtgcttctctgtatttttctcccaaggaatatctaaacagacaaatCATACAGAATAAAGTATATTACTAATACTCCATGAtggttttatgtttatttgtcacaagttgcaataataataatagttagcGATCACGACAAGCCTTGCAGCCTTCTGAAAACTTTGTGTGTGTTAGCTCATTTACTTTGCACAACAAATCTATTATGCAGATACcctattatattcattttatatatggaaAGTGAAGTAGACACATGTTAAGAAACTCACCTAGGGTCACTAGCTACTGAATCATAGCATTGATTTGGACGCGGACACTCCAGCTCAGTAACTCTGCACGTATCTCCTGAATACCCTTGCCTCCCCTTTCAGGATGTGCAATCGTTTGCAACATTTGTTCTCCTAGCCTCAGCTGACCAAAAGAATATGGCTGGAGAAGATTTTCAGAGTGATATCTTGTTATTGGATGTGTAATGCCATGTACTCTTACAATCAGTAATGATACCGAAGGCAAACTGGTTCAACACCCTCTATCCAGGGCATCTCGCTGATGTGTTCAGTCACACCACCAACACCTGCCTACCTCCCAAGGTAGCACCTTGAGTGTAACTGTTAGAATTGGCATAAAATTTACTTTCTATTAAGCCAAAATATGCTTCCGACTAACTTACTCCTATAGGACATTGGTCCTATATGTTTCCTGCGTGGGCTAAGAGCTCTCTTCCGCTTGAAAGTTATACTCTTGTTTCCACCAACCCCTCCTTACTCATCTTCAGCTGAAGAATTTCACGATCCCTCTCCTCTGTCActattcctttaaatttttaaaaggtatgtttAACTAGATATATTTTTAACACAATGCAGCATATCATCATCACCTACACGATATGACAATAAACTTAATTAGCACAGTGAAGATGAAAATCATTGCAATTGTCTCCTTGGTTTTTTGTGGTGTATTTGGAGTATACATGAGAGAGACGttgaagtcattttatttttttccatttttgtcttttttttttaggccacacccacagcacatggaagttccaaggctaggggtcaaaacagggctgtagctgctgcctacaccacagtcacagcaaaagctgggtctgcaacctacaccatagctcatagcaactgggagaggccagggatcttcgttgggtttattaccactgagccaaaacaggaactccggaagtcATTTCATATTGCTGGATCACACTGAGTATGTTATGGCCCTAAAATTCctaattcttttatcttttttttaaacatttattaaaatgaaactcCATCCTGTAGTAAGCTTTTTTCTCCTCCAGATCCAAAAATAGTACTTTAGGCATTATCTCTATCCAGTTCCACTGATTCGATGTGGTTTGTCACTGTAAACTATAAcgataataatttttatattatttcatgaaCTCTCCTCTTAggcatgtcatttttaaaatcttcattcaAGCCATATACCAAGGATAGGGAGTTCTCGCCTACTGGGTTCTGCCAACCTGGCAGGCATCAGCCCATCTGACAGATTTATTTGGATAAGGCAGTTCAACTAAtggattcattcaacaaattatttttgaatagcTACCCTGTGACacacatttctctaagaattggAGATTCAACagtaaacaaaacacagaaagccTTTACTCTCTAGAGTTTACATCCTAATCAGCTGAGACAAAcaatcaaataaataagaaagcatAGGAAAAGTCATAGATAAATAACATGTAGAAAATTGAAATGGGGGATGATACAGAGATTGAACTTGAGTATGCTTTGGGCTAAGCATTTAGAACAAATGGGAATTCACAGAAATACATCACAACCCCTCAAATACCTCTCTTTGTTCACAGTATCACGAAAGACAGCTCAAAAGCTAGAACTTggaaggcattcaataaatgtctaTTGCTGGAAAAGAATTTCGGGCGTCCAGTTATAATTGTTTTTGTAAACATTCACAAACTAAGACTGtcttaattttaagaatttaccttccattttttttaatgtgaaaaaatggAACACTGACATGAAGATGGGGAAGGCAAGGATATACCTTTCCCcttcagaaaatatttcccaTCGCTAtcccactctttttttctggtaaatCTCTTATTTCCCATCATTTACAATAGTTTCGCAATAAAAgtagacattttaatttattttttgagatgCAATTTGTATAGACCAGGAGGTCTGAACTTATTTAGAGCAACCAGATGTTCTTTCTAGCTCTTCATCTACCTTGGGCTTTGCACATCTTTTCCATCTGAAGATCATTCTTGTTGCCATAAGAAATACTTTTTGTGTTCAGTATATTCCTTTGGGTTCtcttaacaatattttaatttggaacatgtttcttcttcacaatttcaaGGCTTCCAGATTTCAGAGAAAATTCACTGGTTTCTACTCCTTGGCTTAAAATTACAAATCATccagtcaattatgatggagcatgataacgggagaaaagagaatgtatacatgtatgtgtaactgggtcaccatgctgcacggtaggaaaaaaattgtattggggaaatgacaatacaaaaaaattttttaaataataataaaatattatgataagagagataatatataataaaaaaattttaaataaaattacaaatcacTCCAGTCACTGTAATTATAACTTGAATAATAATACTAGGCTGTATTACTGGCTGAAATCACCATTAACTAATCATACAAAATAGAACTGACCAGTCTGACtttgaattcagcaaaataaataaataaatacataaatacataaataaataatactattgCACCTTTCAAATTTATAGTCTATGCTTTTAGtcatcattcaataaatatttcttttttaataatgacttttattttttccattatagctggtttacagtgttctgtcaattttctgctgtacagcaaggtgacccagtcacacacacatgtatacattcagaTATTTCTTAAATGTCCACTACAGGTGCAGGGCAAAGTTTACATTTAAACAGGAAATGGTATTTTGTGTGTAAGTTTATTAGAGCTAATTCTATTTATAGGCAATCCTAGATATTGTGACATAAATCCTGGATGTGAAGGTGGGGAGAGCAAGGCATATATCTTTCCCCTTCACAAAGTATTTCCCACCACTATCCCACTCCTCATTGCTGATGCCTAAAATTCACCACAAGCTCTGTAATAAACACCTCTGAGATAACAAAACAGACTTACTATTTGACTTGAGAATCAGGGATTTGAACTCATGGTTACACTTTAAATACAGGTGAATGACAGGACCTCTGACTCCATAAACAACAAGAAGGCGTTGATGAAGAGCCTCCCACCGTCACGACCAGCTTCTTCTTCTGGAAGCGTCCCTGACCATGGATGAGAGCATCACTCCAAAAGCACACCTTCTACTCCTTAGGGACCATGGTTACACTGCCTGGGTCTCCCTGAGATGAAAGCTCAACCCAGGCCCTGACCCAGTTCACAGAAGGGGGTTGCCCAGAAACCTGCCTTACACCTGCTTACTGGCAGAACACAAGCTCTGGAATGATCCTGAGATATGAAGCAATGTGACAGTAACCTACCGTCTGTGGTTTTCGATCTCACAGAAAAGATGAGAACTACTAAAAAAGCTTCCCTGAACAATCCTTCCCACGTCCCGTCTCCACagctgttttatctttttatattcctAAATGTATAGCATTTATTGCATTGGATTACAACATCCTGCCTTCCTATTTAGCCTGAGAGGTCTTTTAGTCGAGATTTTCTATGATTTCCAACAGCTACCACCAACCTGACAAAGAATGAAtgttcagcaaatgtttgttgacttAAATTGAAGTATTTAATTGAAAATCACAGTAGGACTcagaagacatgaaaaaaaacacaaaatttgagTTCTTCACCTGCTGTTCAAGTCTTATAGAGCCTGGCCAATTAGACACCATCTTTCCCATGTTGAAGCATTTCCTGAAGGCTTTTCCAATATGCTAAGTTTCTACAATCATCTTTCTGCAAGGATGTGAATTTCCAAGATTTGAATTCATGACCTTggatccatgttttctttttctttggaagaGTCTCTTCTTTAGGTTAAAACTGCGCAAGCCCCCTTCTGTTAAAAATGCCAATACTCCCTGGGGAGTAAAGAAAAGAAGCTTTTGTCAATCACTGACAACTTGAATGGGAATCATTGCTAATATCTATTCTAAAAGGCCATCTGGAGAGACACAAAGGGAATGGGACCCAGAATTGGTTCCTACAGAGATGGAAGAGACAGATGACAAGGAAGCAATAATCACAGAAAATCTAGAATCCCCAGAAAGGTGCCATGAACTCCGGGGAGGAGGTAGAGTAGAAGACAGtgggacaaaaagaaagaaaggaaacaagaagACACATATGTCTAGTGTCAGCTGTTTTAACATCATTTCACCTACAGCTGGCTTTAATGACTGCTGAATGTTTGTTAAGCTACCTATgaaatatacacagaaatattATCTTCACCCTCACAGCTACCAGAACCACCATCATCACTTGCCTAGGTTGTTGCAATAGCTCCCTAAGTTCTCTGTACTTTCTCTCTCACCAGCCAGGTAGATAAGAAGGAATCAATTTCTAGTCAAAATCCTCCAATGGTTTCCTGTCTTACTCCAGctaaaaatcaaatacttagAAGTGGCTCACAAGACCTCACAGGACCTAGCTCCCAGTTACATCTCCCTCTGACTACCTCCTTTTCCCCCACTCACTCTATTCTTGGCTCACTGGGTCCCAACGGTCCTTTGTACCTGCCACATGATCTCTGGCCTTAGAAACTTTTCCTGACTATCCTCTGTTAAAGAGCATCACCTCCTTGGATGTCATCCTCTCAAAGAAACCCATCTCTACCACCTGACAGAGATTCGCGACCACCACCTCTTATCCTGCTATACTTTTCTCCATATCGTTTATGACCTTCTAACATACAAGAAAAGGTACTTATTGGGAAGTGATGGGGGGAGGTGGTTGATTGTTTCTCTTTCACCATAGAATATAAACGTTCCTTCAGCAAGCACGATTGCAATCTTGTTTCTACATCTTCACAGCTTTGAAACATGCACACAAGAAGCGCCCAGTACatatgtattgaatgaatgagtgactggTTTGAACCCAGACGAACCATTTTCATTCATGGAGGTACATTTCACATTGTTCATTTCCCATATGATGAGAGGATCAGCAGAAATGGAGAAAGTCACATGGAGACTGTTGCCACCAAGTTTCCAGTGTGGTGTATTTGGAAATGCTATGATGTCTTAAAGGAATGAGACTTTATAAATAAACATGAAGTATCAGAAAGCTCCAAATTGATTCCCCTAAACAAGCTGTGTCTAGATAGCTTTCAGACCACGGCAGTCATACCACTGGAGCCCTCACATCACCAGTGAAGGAATGTATGTATGAGGTTCTGATCTAATGACCATCTCAGATTTCCACATGGAACATCATGATAACTCACGAGGAGAAAAATTTAAACTATCTTATGAATGAAGGCAAATTATACTGGAAACCCAAATAAAACTCCGTGGATTAATTTTGCTATATTCAGTCTTtcccaaggggggggggggaaagctgCCCAGACCATATATATGTTGATCAAAAAGCCATGGGAGCAATATTGAGGAAGACACTCATCCTGTCTGGGACCATGATTATAATgcgaaataatatttttaaatgatatctgaaattaaaatatagccGTTAATACTCACACAAGCAGATTCAGAATCTTAAGAGTCTatgtatgaaaaagaaacatcaaacaTTCTTTATACCTGAATTGAACTCAGCATAATCTAGCTGTTCCATTTTATTTGAATATCAAAGGACAGTAGGGCCCAGACTTTGAACTAATATCTTTCAAgcatttgtgttttaatttgatGGCCATCTATATTCTAGGACTTTTTCCTTTCTGGACCTGGCACTGAGTGGAGAAGATCTAAATCTGAAACTCTCTGACTTCAAAGAGAGCCCTGTCCTTGGATTACCACCACAGTGGAAGGAGCAGGACAAGAAATGGTCCATAAAAGCATATAAATTCTTTGATATCCTAAAGCTTTTGTCTATTTCCTCTTATCAACCTATAAAATAATCTTAGCAATTTCAACAATACTAGTCAAATATCAAAAGAAATTGGGAAACGATTTATCTATTCCAGTATCCATCCATTTTAATGAACTTTTTATACTCAAGTTACAATTCCTGCCAACAATagtttgcaataaaaaaaaaatgtaggctgATTTTTACCTAGAGAGAAAACAGCACGAagcaaggaataaataaatatgacaaagaaCACTGTGTCTCAAGATAAACTAATTTTGTGGAAGTTATAAATTTTACTCATTATGAGAAACATTATTCTATTCAAAGGAACAGATAAAAATGGGTAAATTATAATCATTCTTCATATTTTCATGCATGTTCATCAAATTTACCATGCATGTCCACAGATTTGAACTTTATTAACTtgggaataaagaaaataaacagaaaaaataaagcaaatgctaAAAACTATTCAATATTGGAATAAATAGTAATTGGGGATAAACAGGTTAGGAGAGAAAAGGATTTGACTTTACCAGAAGCCCCTCTGGGCCTACTCTCTTCCAGCTCTTCAAAACTGGTCCAAAACCTGAACAAAGCAGAGTGAACCACAAACAGAGATACTCTGAAGAAGCTGGTAGAGTAAAACCATGTTtcacaaaggcaaaaaataatttaagtgtaAGGTAGTGTAGATTTAGAGGTAATTTGTCAGTAAATTCAGGAAATAGTAATGTTTATATCACCAGACAAATAAGATTTTCAAACTTAGAATTGGGGTAAAAGATTTCCTCCATCCCATTTTCTTTGAAGTTTAAAATACAAGGACTTCATCATTTctaaaaacacatttatattatccaaatattatataaattgatACTTCCAATCATTATTCCATAATGATTATTTCCTTCACGAGAATTAATAAATCAGACTAAAATGATAATTAACATGAGTTATTGCTTTGAAGCAATAAATCTCAGTGATAAAGAAAATGGCTTCAAGAATCAGACTTAAATTAATACAAATGTCAGCTCTGCCAGGATAAGAAATATAACCTGGGCAAGTTATTCACTGAACTACAGTTTCTTggtatataaaatggagaaagtaaTATTGCCAATCTCATATGGGCACAAAAAAATCAACCGACATCatccttttaaattaaattttaacttcTTTGTGTAACTACTAGGACAGTTAGGACTCATAGAAAGCATCTGATAGCTGTTACTGtaattatcattactattatgaCTATTCTATGACAAGGCCAGTCTTAGGCCTCCACATACACGCCTCTAGGATCATTCTCTGTATATTTGGTCAGGTTGTTTACCATTTCTGAAATGCCAACTGCTTTCCTCTTCATTAAGCTCAACCCATCTCTATTGTACTGAACTCAGTGAACTTTTATACATAACCTGTGCTACTCTATGTTAGCATTGCCTTATACTTGTTTTCTGGCTTTACCGTAGATTTAATAACTCTCTGTAGCCTCTCCACATTATATATGTGCGCATGTTTTTCTGCTAAATACAATTTAATTGTTTAAGAAAAAGGattctctcttattttccttaaaaataaaacatacatccTCAAAACAGCTAGCATAGTCGTGGGCACACAGTAGATGTTCAATGCATGCTTTTTAAGTTGTGTGGTAATATTAGCAAGATCACAGGGGTTGTTTCACCATTCCCACTGTAAGTTAACCAGCCCAACAGACAGGGTTGAACACAACCTTCATGGCAATTGAAAGCTCTAACACTGTATTATTCCAATGCACTGAACTAAAAACTCCCAGTTCCCCCAATACTGGcactttcataattttattttatttatataacagtGACTGAATTCTGGGTGTATAAGCTCCACATCCTAAATTCTGTGAGCACAGCTGGGAAGCTAGCATGCTCTAGAGCCAAGTTGCCTTTCACCAGGAAAAATGCACCCTACGGATCACTCCTTCAAATGTGTCCTTTCccatatgaaaataaatactgatttcacatccttgctcaatgggttgctTCAGCACAGATAAcagtcaatattttttctctcttaatttgtTTTCCCTTTACGCAGCCTGCCCAccctttctgtattttataatcaCTAAGTATTTAGTGCTTATCATAAATCAAATACTTTTCACATATAAAGGAAATTTCAGTTCCCTTTTGCCCaatatatatatagctaaatCCATATTGATTTAGCTTCAGGTATATagagagcaataaaaaaaaatcaacctgggagaagggaaagaaaattaataacaaCAAATAAATGTCAGCAAAGGAAATAGAAAGTTTTACAATTGACTGGGCAATAATATGGGCCTAGATATATGATAATATTCCATGTTACACTAATTCTGTCTCCTATCTATCAGTACAGCATATTTTGATGGATAGTAGGGTGTGTGTTattaaataatcagaaatgtaTTGTATTCCCAAATTTCATCTAACTGCTCTCAATTCCATCTTTGGGATCAATAATATAACTTAAATTATGCCTAGAAAAAAATGCCCTTGGAGCCATAGATATAAGGAGTTACCATAAGAGGATTTGCAAGATCAAAGTTTTACAGAAACATGCACAAATTTAGATAGATTATAATTCATCTGCAATTCAAATATACCAAATCCTAGATCCCCTTGCACTTTCTCTCCTTGTAGGAGCAGAATGAATAGCATAATTATCAactttttccctgaaaaaaaaaaaaagattcttccaTATTTCAAATAAAGCATGCACCATGCAGCATGCAAAAAAATACCTTGGGTTTCTTATTTTCAGGGCCTGTTGACATGGACAATGCACAAGGTGAAATCAGCTCCTTGGTTCTTGTTAGAGAGATGGGAGGTGGTGGGGTTGAAACAGATGACCTGTGGTCAGATATTGAGCTTTCAGATTTCCCAAATCTTGAAGGCAAGGTAAGATTTGAGTGCATCGCTGAGGGACTGAGCTGGAGCGCCTGTGTGGGCAGATTAGCAAAAGGGGGAGCGGAGGACCCCATTTGGGGAAGAGAGGCAGAGCCAGCACTGGAGacagaaggtggaggaggagctGAAGGAGTCTGCCCCTGGCCAGAGAGCGGTGCTGATGCTCTCTTGGATCTGTTTATCAAGTTTGAAAGAGCTGGGGAAGGATGGTAGCATTTCTCTGGGGAGGAGAGCCTGGCTCTTTGGTTAGTGAGAGGAGATGCAGAAGATAATGCAGAGGAGGCTGACTTTGAAGAATGTGGGCAAATATTCCTGGGCTTGCCTGGGTCCCTGAGGTCTGCATCCTGTCTGCCCTTGGGAGACAGAGGAGAAGAGCTTGGAGGAGGAACAGGAGGCAGACCCGCTGAACTGGAGGTACTTGTTTGCAGCGGGGAAAGCATGGGACTGCTCTTCAAAGAAGAGGGGGATGGCATTTTCTCTACATTCAAAGAAACAGGGCTGCTACTGATGTGGGAGGGGGTCTGAGGAAGGGGAGCAGCTTTGGTAGAAAAAGGTGAAAGAAAGGCTTGCTGGCTGAGTCCAGAAACCTGGTTTTCCCTTTGCTCCGGAGACCCTGCCCGCAGGGAGCAACTCGAGAGAGATTTTTTCGGCGTGGGTGAGGTTTGTTTTACTTTCTGATCGAGAGTAAGTGTGGAAGAGGTCAGGGAGTTGAGAGTGAAGGTGGGACAGGATGCCGGGGAGAGGGGTCTTTGGTGAGAAGGGTTGGACTTGAGGATGGCCGTGAGGAGGGAAAGCCGGGAGGGTACCGGGGACTTCACCCCTGACTTTGAGAGGTTCCCGCTGGATGACACGTGGCTACAGACAGTGGAAGAAGAGCCGTggaaaagggaggggaagggttTTGGACTCGGGCAGAGCGAGTGCGTGATGATGCGGACTGGGATGTAGGAGGCTGAATTCGACTTCAGAGAAGCACCGGAGGCCGGTGAAGAAGAGGTTCTCGGACTTTCGCTGGGACTAAGGACGGGCGAGGTGACAGCTGTCGTCTTCTTGAGAGCTTCAGACGTCAGGCCAGGTTTTTGCTGGGCTGCACTTGGATGGGACAAAGGAGAACCTGACAACTGAGTGGAATGGGGGAACTGCGACGTCGAGAACACGCCCTTCGATGCAGAAAAGGGTGCAGAGTGAGCGGAAGTTTGAAAGTACGTAGCTGTTTCTTCCACCAGGGCCCCAGTGACATCCAGCCGCCTCGTGTGGATCTCCTCCAGGATAGAGGCTTCGGAGAGGTTGACGGGGGCAGGTGGTGTTTTCTGATTAGTtggagaaacaaaggagaaagcaGGTGGTTTACAGGCAAGCTGCTCAGAGGCAGTGGGAGAAGAAGTGAActagaggaaagagaaatagacaTGGTCATAGGACATTATCTCTGAAACTGTCAAAACATTCTTGACACCTGCCACGTTTATGCAAACAGCCCTCCTATTAGTTTACACAAAAGGAGAGCCTTAAACCTTGGAGGAAATGGAAGGAATTCTGTTTTGCTAATAAGCCATTGCtttgaatttgaaataaaatataaataaactgtgAACTATTAGATACGGTATCTCAGTTATTCTCCAGAAGAGCATCAAATATAAAACTTTATGTGCCTTGTCTCCCTTTGGAAAATAAGTCATTGACAAAATCTAAAATAGTTATCTTAAGTTGGAATTGTGTGATTTGAAAAGATTTACACCAGCATTAATATAAATTCAAGAATTCACttgcaaaaaggaaaataggTTTTCTTCCATTGTAAGAATATAAACCATAATATAACAATAATGACTACCATCCATAAAAAAGTTAACAATTCTagcatttaaaattcaaaaaacttGGTCTACTCCTACATACTATAACCCTGAAAATAATGCCCCCAATTCAAAAGATGCCACACCCAATATCAACATACAGTGATAAACTGAGAGAGTGAAAGCTAAGGCTAAACAGAGAGGGAGTTGTAGCTTATGAAAAACATTTTCCCTAATTACTTGGCAGAATGAACAGTTAGAAAATGATGTGGGTTATGCTGGAAAGAATGAATAGATACTCTTTCATATCGAAAGAATATAATCTGCCTGAAACAATGCAAGCCACCAATCCCAcatcaaatagaaagaaaataaagaaataatgtatcATTTTCAAGAGAGGCTAGGGAGAGCCAGTGAAATAACTAGGTACTGTATTCTTGTgctattttc encodes the following:
- the MLIP gene encoding muscular LMNA-interacting protein isoform X8, encoding MEFEKHEKGSLSNKNLEEKLTVSPGDSEAKPLIFTFVPTVRRLPTHSQLGDTSKFLVKIPEEPSDKTPETINRSHFNEYLTLNAGSQQERDQGTLTDPLEVEGKTTQGRGFKANEPQGMQQSDLFKAEYVFIVDSEGEEEATTSKSEQGPPRGMSTTAARPTSLAISSSLASDSVRPKTRGADLQAPSHPEMPHGMAPQQKHGQFTSSPTASEQLACKPPAFSFVSPTNQKTPPAPVNLSEASILEEIHTRRLDVTGALVEETATYFQTSAHSAPFSASKGVFSTSQFPHSTQLSGSPLSHPSAAQQKPGLTSEALKKTTAVTSPVLSPSESPRTSSSPASGASLKSNSASYIPVRIITHSLCPSPKPFPSLFHGSSSTVCSHVSSSGNLSKSGVKSPVPSRLSLLTAILKSNPSHQRPLSPASCPTFTLNSLTSSTLTLDQKVKQTSPTPKKSLSSCSLRAGSPEQRENQVSGLSQQAFLSPFSTKAAPLPQTPSHISSSPVSLNVEKMPSPSSLKSSPMLSPLQTSTSSSAGLPPVPPPSSSPLSPKGRQDADLRDPGKPRNICPHSSKSASSALSSASPLTNQRARLSSPEKCYHPSPALSNLINRSKRASAPLSGQGQTPSAPPPPSVSSAGSASLPQMGSSAPPFANLPTQALQLSPSAMHSNLTLPSRFGKSESSISDHRSSVSTPPPPISLTRTKELISPCALSMSTGPENKKPKQYKTKSSYKAFAAIPTNILLLEQKALDEPVKTEGISKDNTLDPPLELCFPAQLRQQTEEVCATIDKVLQDSLSMHSSDSPSSSLQTLSSDSIKIPTTLPRAAGRETKYANLSSPSSTVSETQLTKPGVIRPVPVKSKILLKKEEEIYEPNPFSKYLEDNNDFFSEQQ
- the MLIP gene encoding muscular LMNA-interacting protein isoform X6 codes for the protein MEFEKHEKGSLSNKNLEEKLTVSPGDSEAKPLIFTFVPTVRRLPTHSQLGDTSKFLVKIPEEPSDKTPETINRSHFNEYLTLNAGSQQERDQGTLTDPLEVEGKTTQGRGFKANEPQGMQQSDLFKAEYVFIVDSEGEEEATTSKSEQGPPRGMSTTAARPTSLAISSSLASDSVRPKTRGADLQAPSHPEMPHGMAPQQKHGQFTSSPTASEQLACKPPAFSFVSPTNQKTPPAPVNLSEASILEEIHTRRLDVTGALVEETATYFQTSAHSAPFSASKGVFSTSQFPHSTQLSGSPLSHPSAAQQKPGLTSEALKKTTAVTSPVLSPSESPRTSSSPASGASLKSNSASYIPVRIITHSLCPSPKPFPSLFHGSSSTVCSHVSSSGNLSKSGVKSPVPSRLSLLTAILKSNPSHQRPLSPASCPTFTLNSLTSSTLTLDQKVKQTSPTPKKSLSSCSLRAGSPEQRENQVSGLSQQAFLSPFSTKAAPLPQTPSHISSSPVSLNVEKMPSPSSLKSSPMLSPLQTSTSSSAGLPPVPPPSSSPLSPKGRQDADLRDPGKPRNICPHSSKSASSALSSASPLTNQRARLSSPEKCYHPSPALSNLINRSKRASAPLSGQGQTPSAPPPPSVSSAGSASLPQMGSSAPPFANLPTQALQLSPSAMHSNLTLPSRFGKSESSISDHRSSVSTPPPPISLTRTKELISPCALSMSTGPENKKPKQYKTKSSYKAFAAIPTNILLLEQKALDEPVKTEGISKDNTLDPPLELCFPAQLRQQTEEVCATIDKVLQDSLSMHSSDSPSSSLQTLSSDSIKIPTTLPRAAGRETKYANLSSPSSTVSETQLTKPGVIRPVPVKSKILLKKEEEIYEPNPFSKYLEDNNDFFSEQDVPAPPKPVSLHPLYKSRLHPPAKSLLHPQALPHADCLTPGPFGHLSSFSLSDEQNSHTLFSHNAFNKLSHPMVPIPEYETLDSKEQ
- the MLIP gene encoding muscular LMNA-interacting protein isoform X7 — its product is MEFEKHEKGSLSNKNLEEKLTVSPGDSEAKPLIFTFVPTVRRLPTHSQLGDTSKFLVKIPEEPSDKTPETINRSHFNEYLTLNAGSQQERDQGTLTDPLEVEGKTTQGRGFKANEPQGMQQSDLFKAEYVFIVDSEGEEEATTSKSEQGPPRGMSTTAARPTSLAISSSLASDSVRPKTRGADLQAPSHPEMPHGMAPQQKHGQFTSSPTASEQLACKPPAFSFVSPTNQKTPPAPVNLSEASILEEIHTRRLDVTGALVEETATYFQTSAHSAPFSASKGVFSTSQFPHSTQLSGSPLSHPSAAQQKPGLTSEALKKTTAVTSPVLSPSESPRTSSSPASGASLKSNSASYIPVRIITHSLCPSPKPFPSLFHGSSSTVCSHVSSSGNLSKSGVKSPVPSRLSLLTAILKSNPSHQRPLSPASCPTFTLNSLTSSTLTLDQKVKQTSPTPKKSLSSCSLRAGSPEQRENQVSGLSQQAFLSPFSTKAAPLPQTPSHISSSPVSLNVEKMPSPSSLKSSPMLSPLQTSTSSSAGLPPVPPPSSSPLSPKGRQDADLRDPGKPRNICPHSSKSASSALSSASPLTNQRARLSSPEKCYHPSPALSNLINRSKRASAPLSGQGQTPSAPPPPSVSSAGSASLPQMGSSAPPFANLPTQALQLSPSAMHSNLTLPSRFGKSESSISDHRSSVSTPPPPISLTRTKELISPCALSMSTGPENKKPKQYKTKSSYKAFAAIPTNILLLEQKALDEPVKTEGISKDNTLDPPLELCFPAQLRQQTEEVCATIDKVLQDSLSMHSSDSPSSSLQTLSSDSIKIPTTLPRAAGRETKYANLSSPSSTVSETQLTKPGVIRPVPVKSKILLKKEEEIYEPNPFSKYLEDNNDFFSEQDVPAPPKPVSLHPLYKSRLHPPAKSLLHPQALPHADCLTPGPFGHLSSFSLSDEQNSHTLFSHNAFNKQ